The following proteins are encoded in a genomic region of Synergistaceae bacterium:
- a CDS encoding PAS domain-containing protein: MSIDERFHLDRLIASSPVVIIWGEPLGNRPVHFVSAGICQFGYTVPEIVMEETPYDSIVFEADRERLHSAFRESLAKGVDSFEIDYRIVTRSGEVRWVEDRIVFYRDDRGEAVLYQSSLLDITERKTVELRLAESDMRLERVLSLARVGIWESVPESDEITGVGRASLLGMSEDEMPRSRGELWERLFSPEDRERHEKAWRDVLEGRADEFQAELSVPRDDGSDLWILKKGFPVRDERGDVVKIQGTTVDITAIKKAEELALHQSESLSTLHGISLSFMEELDPEVLGRRILEKATELADAVDGLVGVVEEDPFYRRNLWGVGFYEDLIGRRIPVTEGMMGEVIRTNRRLVVDDYRVYPGRMDLDEYKHVTTALSIPLRRGEGLLGVLSISYRDRVRVLDEPVLDLMEQFASAAAIALESSLLYKKAGMEIRERRETEERLLSHRKLVESAVEAGGFLFADDSEEKSLSMALRTLARAVDADSTAFIRASGRAGEDSAASVLVFTGPREDENELASPLDRARWEEFFSVARSNLSKNEPYHEVVPGGGEGSRSDPDAPSTVTMIPVYVDGAFWGAMGFAFNKERPSFEPYELDVLRTTAYNAAASVTRRESERGIKSGYEKLEDTFTDVIRTMGQIVGKKDPYTIEHQERVADLALELGRRLGLDEDRCEGLHIAGLVHDIGKIEIPSEILSKPGKLSKMEFELIKTHAESGYDILSEVDFPWPVADIARQHHERLDGSGYPGGLKGNEVLLEARIVAVADVVESMMSHRPYRPSLGMEAALEEICSKRGVLYDPDVVDACLELFAERPDFLEEGDRWPA, from the coding sequence ATGTCCATTGATGAGAGGTTTCATCTCGACCGTCTTATAGCATCGAGTCCTGTCGTAATCATCTGGGGAGAGCCGCTTGGTAACAGGCCGGTGCATTTCGTCTCGGCCGGCATCTGCCAGTTCGGCTATACCGTGCCCGAGATAGTCATGGAGGAGACTCCGTACGACTCGATCGTCTTCGAGGCCGACCGGGAGCGGCTTCACTCCGCGTTTCGCGAGTCCCTGGCAAAAGGCGTGGACTCATTCGAGATAGACTATCGGATAGTCACCCGCTCCGGAGAGGTTCGCTGGGTGGAGGATCGAATAGTCTTTTACAGGGACGACAGGGGCGAAGCTGTCCTCTATCAGTCAAGCCTGCTTGACATCACTGAGAGAAAGACGGTCGAGCTGAGACTGGCGGAGAGCGACATGCGGCTTGAGAGAGTCCTCTCGCTGGCGAGGGTCGGTATCTGGGAGTCCGTCCCGGAAAGCGACGAGATCACCGGGGTTGGCCGGGCCTCGCTTCTGGGAATGAGCGAGGACGAGATGCCGAGGTCTCGAGGTGAACTCTGGGAGAGGCTCTTCAGTCCGGAGGATCGTGAAAGGCACGAAAAGGCCTGGAGGGACGTGCTCGAGGGCCGGGCCGATGAGTTTCAGGCGGAGCTGTCCGTCCCCCGTGACGACGGTTCCGATTTATGGATTCTGAAGAAGGGATTCCCGGTCAGGGACGAGAGAGGCGACGTCGTCAAGATTCAGGGGACGACCGTGGACATAACCGCGATAAAAAAGGCGGAGGAGCTGGCCCTGCACCAGAGCGAGAGCTTGTCGACGCTGCACGGGATATCCCTGTCCTTCATGGAGGAGCTCGACCCGGAGGTTCTTGGCCGGAGGATTCTCGAGAAGGCAACGGAGCTCGCGGACGCCGTGGACGGACTCGTAGGCGTGGTCGAGGAAGATCCGTTCTATAGGCGCAACCTGTGGGGGGTGGGTTTTTACGAAGATCTTATTGGCAGACGGATCCCCGTCACGGAAGGGATGATGGGCGAGGTGATAAGGACGAACCGCAGGCTCGTCGTCGATGACTATCGCGTCTATCCGGGTCGCATGGACTTGGACGAGTACAAGCACGTCACCACGGCCCTGTCGATACCTCTCCGGCGAGGCGAGGGTCTGTTGGGCGTCCTCTCGATCTCCTACAGGGACAGGGTCAGGGTTTTAGACGAGCCGGTTTTGGACCTGATGGAGCAGTTTGCGTCGGCCGCGGCCATCGCGCTTGAAAGCTCGTTGCTCTACAAAAAGGCCGGCATGGAGATAAGGGAGCGGCGGGAGACGGAAGAGCGCCTGCTCTCGCACCGGAAGCTCGTCGAGTCCGCCGTGGAGGCGGGGGGGTTTCTGTTCGCGGACGACTCGGAAGAGAAGTCGCTGTCGATGGCCCTCCGCACACTGGCGAGAGCGGTGGATGCCGACAGCACGGCGTTTATCAGGGCCTCTGGCCGCGCCGGCGAGGATTCCGCCGCGAGCGTACTGGTCTTCACCGGGCCTCGCGAAGATGAAAATGAACTGGCGAGCCCTCTGGACAGGGCCCGATGGGAGGAATTCTTCTCCGTTGCCCGCAGCAATCTCTCGAAGAACGAACCTTACCACGAGGTCGTGCCCGGCGGTGGCGAAGGGTCGCGCTCCGATCCGGACGCGCCTTCGACCGTGACCATGATTCCGGTGTACGTCGACGGGGCCTTCTGGGGGGCGATGGGCTTCGCTTTTAACAAGGAACGCCCATCCTTCGAGCCCTACGAGCTGGACGTGCTGCGTACAACCGCGTACAATGCGGCGGCCTCGGTGACCAGGCGAGAGTCCGAACGCGGAATTAAAAGCGGCTACGAGAAGCTGGAGGATACATTCACAGACGTGATCCGAACAATGGGGCAGATCGTAGGAAAAAAGGACCCCTACACCATAGAGCATCAGGAGAGGGTCGCTGATTTGGCCCTTGAGCTGGGAAGGAGGCTAGGGCTTGACGAGGACCGCTGTGAAGGCCTCCATATCGCGGGGCTGGTGCACGACATAGGCAAGATAGAGATCCCCAGCGAGATCCTGAGCAAGCCGGGGAAGCTGTCGAAGATGGAGTTCGAGCTGATCAAGACGCACGCGGAGTCCGGTTACGATATTCTGAGCGAGGTGGATTTTCCCTGGCCGGTCGCGGACATTGCACGCCAGCACCATGAGAGACTGGACGGATCGGGATACCCCGGGGGGCTCAAGGGGAACGAGGTTCTCCTGGAGGCCAGGATCGTCGCCGTCGCAGACGTCGTGGAGTCCATGATGTCGCACAGGCCTTACCGTCCGTCGCTTGGGATGGAAGCCGCACTGGAAGAGATATGCTCCAAGCGCGGAGTGCTGTACGACCCCGACGTGGTGGACGCATGCCTGGAGCTCTTCGCCGAGCGGCCGGACTTCCTGGAGGAGGGTGACCGATGGCCGGCATGA
- a CDS encoding EamA family transporter: protein MSARDQSPLLYFSAYAALYIVWGSTYLAIRFTVETIPPFFSGALRFLLAGGALMVWCLFKEKERPTLKGSFEALKVAALMLLGGYGGVVWAEQTVPSSLAALIISVEPLWIVILDWLFFHSRKPSPAETLGIALGFGGTVFLVLSQSGYSVSLEDGQTIGMIVLMVSTFSWSLGALCSRKAPIAKSGALASGMQMTAGGILLLILSAAAGEPSRLALEAFSLKSVLSLAYLIVFGSLIGYTAFIWLLKVDRASRVVTHTFVNPIVAIILGWSLGDETLSSPMLIASVFIIISVVIIIRQGLDEVETPVGDQA, encoded by the coding sequence ATGTCCGCTCGAGATCAGTCTCCACTGCTGTACTTCTCTGCTTATGCGGCGCTTTATATAGTCTGGGGCTCTACGTACCTCGCCATTCGTTTTACAGTGGAGACGATCCCGCCGTTCTTCAGCGGCGCACTCCGATTTCTGCTGGCCGGTGGCGCCCTCATGGTCTGGTGCCTGTTCAAGGAGAAGGAGCGCCCGACGTTAAAGGGATCCTTCGAGGCTTTGAAGGTGGCCGCCCTGATGCTCCTGGGCGGGTACGGCGGGGTCGTATGGGCGGAGCAGACGGTCCCCTCCTCGCTGGCGGCGCTGATAATCTCGGTCGAGCCCTTATGGATAGTCATTTTGGACTGGCTCTTCTTCCACTCCCGAAAGCCCTCTCCCGCGGAGACCCTGGGGATCGCCCTCGGCTTCGGAGGGACCGTCTTCCTTGTCCTGTCACAGTCCGGATACTCGGTATCCCTTGAGGATGGACAGACCATCGGGATGATAGTCCTGATGGTCTCGACCTTCAGCTGGAGTTTGGGGGCCCTCTGCTCGCGCAAGGCACCCATAGCAAAATCGGGCGCGTTGGCCTCGGGGATGCAGATGACAGCCGGGGGCATCCTTTTGCTGATCCTGTCCGCGGCGGCCGGGGAGCCATCCCGCCTGGCCCTCGAGGCTTTTTCCCTCAAGTCAGTACTGTCGTTGGCCTACCTGATCGTATTTGGTTCTCTGATAGGATACACGGCCTTCATCTGGCTGCTAAAGGTGGACAGGGCGTCCCGGGTGGTCACCCACACGTTCGTCAATCCGATCGTCGCGATAATACTTGGATGGTCCCTGGGGGACGAGACCCTATCCTCTCCGATGCTCATCGCCTCCGTGTTTATCATCATCTCGGTCGTCATCATCATAAGGCAAGGCCTGGACGAGGTAGAAACGCCGGTCGGCGATCAAGCATAG